Proteins from a single region of Sphaerochaeta globosa str. Buddy:
- the ilvD gene encoding dihydroxy-acid dehydratase: MDTTKQRSAQMTEGAERSPHRSLMKALGWTDREIHMPIIGIVNGANEIIPGHIHLNRIVDAVKAGVRQAGGNPVSFPVIGVCDGIAMGHTGMKYSLASREIIADSIEIMATAHPFDALVFVPNCDKIVPGMLMAAARINIPSIFVSGGPMLAGKIPGENTCKTSLSVMFEKVGTHAAGLLSDEELLAYEDNACPTCGSCSGMFTANSMNCLTEAIGMGLPGNGTIPAVYSARDRLAKEAGYQIMELLKKNIRPLDIMTKEAFANALAVDMALGCSTNTMLHLPAIAHESGVALDIFMANDISAKIPNLCHLAPAGEHHIEDLYAAGGVLGVMHELGKAGLLNPKLLTVSGKSIGELYENTIVYDHEVIRPIERPFSKMGGIAVLRGNLAPDGAVVKRSAVDAKMLVHEGPARVFDSEEASIKAIFSGKIKAGDVIVIRYEGPKGGPGMREMLSPTSAIAGMGLDKDVALLTDGRFSGATRGASIGHVSPEAAEGGPIGLVEEGDRIRIDITKGLLELLVDDATLEKRRKVWVCKESEIQTGYLARYAKQVSSASTGAIFRT, translated from the coding sequence ATGGACACTACAAAGCAACGTTCTGCACAGATGACCGAGGGAGCCGAACGGAGTCCCCACCGGTCGTTGATGAAAGCCCTTGGATGGACCGACCGGGAAATACACATGCCGATCATCGGCATCGTCAACGGTGCCAATGAGATTATTCCGGGACATATCCACCTAAACAGGATTGTCGATGCCGTAAAGGCCGGGGTGCGTCAGGCAGGGGGCAACCCTGTATCGTTTCCGGTTATTGGAGTCTGTGACGGTATCGCCATGGGACACACGGGAATGAAGTATTCGCTGGCAAGCCGCGAGATTATCGCCGACTCCATTGAAATCATGGCAACAGCTCATCCTTTTGATGCTTTGGTGTTCGTCCCCAACTGTGACAAGATTGTACCGGGCATGCTGATGGCTGCCGCAAGAATCAACATCCCTTCGATCTTTGTTTCCGGTGGTCCGATGCTTGCCGGCAAAATTCCCGGTGAGAACACGTGTAAAACCAGCCTCTCGGTAATGTTCGAGAAGGTAGGAACCCATGCAGCAGGCTTGCTCAGCGATGAGGAGTTGCTTGCCTATGAGGACAATGCCTGTCCGACCTGCGGTTCGTGCAGTGGTATGTTTACGGCAAACAGCATGAACTGCCTGACCGAAGCCATCGGTATGGGCCTTCCGGGTAACGGGACCATTCCCGCCGTCTACAGCGCCCGCGACCGTCTGGCCAAGGAAGCAGGGTACCAGATCATGGAGCTGCTGAAGAAGAACATCCGACCGCTGGACATCATGACCAAGGAAGCCTTTGCCAATGCCTTGGCGGTGGATATGGCCCTCGGATGCAGTACCAATACGATGCTTCATCTGCCGGCAATCGCCCATGAGTCCGGTGTTGCCTTGGATATTTTCATGGCGAATGACATCAGTGCGAAGATTCCGAACCTTTGCCATCTTGCTCCTGCAGGAGAGCACCACATTGAAGACCTCTATGCGGCCGGCGGTGTGCTTGGTGTGATGCATGAGCTGGGAAAGGCAGGACTACTCAACCCGAAACTACTCACTGTCAGCGGTAAGTCGATCGGTGAATTGTATGAGAACACGATTGTCTACGACCATGAGGTGATTCGCCCCATCGAGCGTCCGTTCTCCAAGATGGGCGGCATCGCAGTCCTTCGTGGCAATCTTGCTCCCGATGGGGCGGTGGTCAAGCGCAGCGCAGTCGATGCGAAAATGCTGGTCCATGAAGGGCCTGCCCGTGTATTTGACAGCGAGGAGGCTTCCATCAAGGCGATTTTCTCAGGCAAGATCAAGGCCGGTGATGTCATTGTCATCCGCTATGAGGGACCCAAGGGAGGGCCGGGCATGCGTGAGATGCTCAGTCCCACCAGTGCCATTGCCGGCATGGGCTTGGACAAGGATGTCGCTCTTCTTACCGATGGACGGTTCAGTGGAGCCACCCGTGGAGCTTCGATCGGCCATGTAAGCCCGGAAGCCGCAGAAGGCGGACCCATCGGCTTGGTCGAGGAAGGCGATAGGATCAGAATCGACATTACCAAGGGATTATTGGAGTTGTTGGTCGACGACGCAACGCTTGAGAAGCGGAGAAAAGTCTGGGTATGCAAGGAAAGCGAAATCCAGACTGGCTACTTGGCCCGCTACGCAAAGCAAGTGAGCAGTGCGTCCACCGGCGCGATTTTCAGAACATAA
- the ilvB gene encoding biosynthetic-type acetolactate synthase large subunit, which translates to MQMTGAQIIIECLVEQGVDTVFGFPGGAVLPLYDALYQNQTRVRHILTSHEQGASHAADGYARSTGKVGVCIATSGPGATNLVTGIATAYMDSVPMVAITGNVTTQLLGKDSFQEVDITGITMPITKHNFIVKDVANLAKTLRKAFQIAQEGRPGPVLIDVPKDVTVHTADFVPEVPQKLVPRTERLSEQSMEVALALIKGAERPMCYVGGGVIRAKASEDLSQFLENIDSPACTSLMGCGAVNSYSPRFTGLVGMHGTKVSNMCVSSCDLLVVIGARFSDRVVSKASAFAKNAKIIHIDVDPAEIDKNIKTYCHVVGDLKVVLEELNKRIAKPMVHTTWMEQVAEYKKRYPLRVDSESERSKEILKALQAVLPPNFFIVTEVGQHQMWAAQFLKHVQPGHFLTSGGLGTMGYGTGAAIGAQVGNPESRVVNVAGDGSFRMNCNELATIARYHLPVVILLMNNHTLGMVRQWQTLFFDKHYSETTLDTDIDWVTLASAFGIKGMRIRKEDDPKPILQAALDLGKAVVIECEIPVDDKVYPMVAPGASIEDMLGVQEVGEY; encoded by the coding sequence ATGCAGATGACCGGAGCCCAGATCATCATTGAGTGTTTGGTTGAACAGGGAGTTGATACCGTGTTTGGCTTTCCCGGAGGAGCAGTGCTTCCCCTCTACGATGCCCTGTACCAGAATCAAACCCGAGTACGCCATATTTTGACGAGCCATGAGCAAGGTGCCAGCCATGCTGCCGACGGGTATGCCCGCAGTACCGGAAAGGTCGGGGTATGCATTGCAACCAGCGGACCGGGTGCAACCAACCTGGTAACCGGTATAGCAACGGCCTATATGGACAGTGTGCCGATGGTGGCGATTACCGGAAACGTGACAACCCAGCTTTTGGGCAAGGATAGTTTTCAGGAAGTCGATATTACCGGCATCACCATGCCGATCACCAAGCACAACTTCATCGTCAAGGATGTCGCAAACTTGGCGAAAACGCTTCGCAAAGCATTCCAGATCGCCCAGGAGGGCAGACCCGGCCCGGTTCTGATCGATGTACCCAAGGATGTGACCGTTCATACAGCAGATTTTGTTCCTGAAGTTCCCCAAAAGCTTGTCCCGCGTACCGAACGGCTCAGCGAGCAGAGCATGGAAGTTGCGCTTGCCTTGATCAAGGGCGCCGAGCGACCGATGTGTTATGTCGGTGGTGGGGTGATTCGTGCAAAGGCCAGTGAGGATTTGTCCCAATTCCTGGAGAATATCGACAGCCCTGCCTGTACCTCCCTGATGGGTTGCGGGGCGGTGAACTCATACAGTCCCCGCTTTACCGGTTTGGTGGGTATGCATGGAACCAAAGTTTCCAACATGTGCGTCTCCTCCTGCGACCTCTTGGTTGTAATCGGGGCAAGGTTCAGCGACCGCGTGGTAAGCAAAGCAAGTGCGTTTGCAAAAAATGCCAAGATCATCCATATCGATGTCGACCCGGCCGAGATCGACAAGAACATCAAGACCTACTGCCATGTGGTAGGTGATTTGAAGGTTGTGCTTGAAGAGCTCAATAAACGCATAGCAAAGCCAATGGTCCACACAACCTGGATGGAACAGGTTGCCGAGTACAAGAAGCGCTACCCCCTGCGTGTGGACAGCGAGAGTGAACGCAGCAAGGAAATCCTGAAAGCCTTGCAGGCTGTTCTGCCTCCTAACTTTTTTATTGTCACCGAGGTCGGCCAGCATCAGATGTGGGCCGCCCAGTTCCTCAAGCATGTCCAGCCGGGTCACTTCCTCACCAGCGGTGGGTTGGGGACCATGGGCTATGGCACCGGAGCTGCAATCGGGGCACAAGTAGGCAACCCGGAAAGCCGGGTGGTCAACGTAGCCGGTGATGGTTCGTTCAGGATGAATTGCAACGAGCTTGCCACCATTGCACGCTATCACCTGCCTGTGGTCATTCTGTTGATGAACAACCATACGCTTGGCATGGTCAGGCAGTGGCAGACGCTGTTCTTTGACAAGCATTACAGCGAAACCACGCTGGACACCGATATCGATTGGGTGACCCTTGCCTCTGCTTTTGGCATCAAAGGCATGAGAATCCGTAAGGAAGACGATCCCAAGCCCATTCTCCAAGCTGCTTTGGATTTGGGAAAGGCTGTAGTCATCGAATGCGAGATACCCGTTGACGACAAGGTCTATCCGATGGTAGCCCCCGGGGCTTCCATCGAGGATATGTTGGGTGTACAGGAAGTGGGTGAATACTGA
- a CDS encoding helix-turn-helix domain-containing protein, producing the protein MEQLPIGQAIKALRLAQNMTQEELIERADLSRSQLYYIESGKRTPRLPTMQSICSALSVSFLEFVLYLDQYSPTSCTPNISSMEAPGATIG; encoded by the coding sequence ATGGAACAGTTACCGATCGGACAAGCCATCAAGGCTCTCAGACTTGCACAGAATATGACCCAGGAAGAACTCATAGAAAGAGCTGACCTCTCGCGAAGCCAGCTCTATTACATAGAATCAGGAAAAAGGACTCCCAGGCTGCCGACTATGCAAAGCATTTGCTCAGCCCTCTCGGTCTCGTTTCTGGAATTCGTCCTCTACTTGGATCAGTATTCACCCACTTCCTGTACACCCAACATATCCTCGATGGAAGCCCCGGGGGCTACCATCGGATAG
- a CDS encoding rubredoxin-like domain-containing protein: protein MEDDVRVMTSDELGALCSNLQKACAKQLRTEEAALFGKLASYYDQHRKAEPDASYQKLLNRINEDLGRAYAQANELAGLAQDRGALRALVWAEKVSKLLKSLLVRYEKQKQGLLENTSVWVCEICGFVYVGEQPPQVCPICKVPSFKIHAVQKEAI from the coding sequence GTGGAAGACGACGTACGGGTAATGACAAGTGACGAGTTGGGTGCGCTGTGCTCCAATCTGCAGAAGGCTTGTGCCAAGCAATTACGAACCGAGGAAGCTGCCTTGTTCGGTAAGCTTGCTTCGTATTATGATCAGCATCGAAAGGCTGAGCCTGATGCCAGCTACCAAAAATTGCTGAATCGGATCAACGAGGACCTCGGCCGTGCCTACGCACAAGCGAATGAGCTAGCCGGTTTGGCACAGGACCGTGGAGCCCTTAGGGCTTTGGTTTGGGCAGAGAAGGTTTCCAAGCTGCTGAAGAGCCTGCTGGTGCGGTATGAAAAACAAAAGCAAGGTCTTTTGGAGAATACCAGTGTCTGGGTATGCGAAATTTGCGGCTTTGTTTATGTAGGGGAGCAACCTCCCCAAGTCTGTCCCATCTGCAAAGTCCCCAGTTTCAAAATCCATGCAGTCCAAAAGGAGGCAATCTGA
- a CDS encoding 4Fe-4S ferredoxin yields MHAARNIALCTKDCVCLFICPTGATDTENGQIDFSKCLDGCRLCVDACPSHALYLVPSTYPNPQPKTEQVKNVMLDLAKSKAEQEALALQLAQQSDDPIFRQLCNTVAISNRILAEDCLREAGYMLPQSDAVRKLLMQLLQKHEHDSDFPKDAVVALLAKL; encoded by the coding sequence ATGCATGCAGCAAGAAACATAGCATTGTGTACCAAGGATTGCGTCTGTTTGTTCATCTGTCCTACGGGAGCGACCGACACGGAAAATGGGCAGATAGATTTCTCCAAATGTCTCGACGGCTGTCGCCTTTGTGTTGATGCTTGTCCCAGCCATGCCCTGTATCTGGTACCATCCACATATCCCAATCCGCAGCCGAAGACTGAGCAGGTGAAAAATGTGATGTTGGACTTGGCAAAGAGCAAGGCTGAACAGGAAGCGCTTGCATTGCAGTTGGCACAGCAGAGCGATGACCCGATTTTTCGACAGCTCTGCAATACGGTGGCGATAAGCAATCGCATTCTTGCTGAAGATTGTCTTCGGGAAGCTGGATACATGCTCCCTCAAAGCGATGCGGTGCGTAAGCTTTTGATGCAGTTGCTGCAAAAGCATGAGCATGATTCTGATTTTCCCAAGGATGCAGTAGTGGCCTTATTGGCCAAGCTCTAG
- a CDS encoding MFS transporter, whose amino-acid sequence MKSPLSIYRGLPQPIYVLFFSTVINAVGIFVYPFLTLYLTRRLGYSALEAGTYMTFASILYVPGFMIGSKLADTIGRKPVLVIFQLLMDLCFLLAGFFEGQPIIPYLVLLALFFDGMVDPAREAMKTDITTMENRQVSFSLIYLGHNIGFAIGPVIAGYLFYTYPGWIFFGNAIAGVLATILVMCKIKESKPSKQTIEESKRWKTTEKGEEGGILKALLTRPRLLFFAVSATFFSYAYSQTLFALPLLTTKLFDQQGAVLYGRMMALNGIVVVIGNPIIVAKLRRFHPLANITASGLLYAVGFSLFAFAVSPLAFLALTVIFTTGEIINATNEHFYVANNTPISHRSRFSAILPIIMGTGHAMAPIIGGTIIEAHSMNLLWISTGLAALVGSTGMFILYLTEKKPRN is encoded by the coding sequence ATGAAAAGTCCCCTGTCCATCTACCGTGGACTCCCCCAGCCCATCTACGTACTCTTCTTCTCCACCGTCATCAACGCGGTGGGAATTTTTGTCTACCCCTTTCTCACCCTCTATCTCACCCGGCGCCTGGGTTACTCAGCCCTGGAGGCCGGCACCTATATGACCTTTGCCTCAATTCTCTATGTCCCCGGATTCATGATCGGCAGCAAGCTTGCCGACACCATCGGACGAAAACCGGTGCTTGTCATCTTTCAACTGCTCATGGACCTCTGCTTTTTGCTTGCGGGGTTCTTCGAAGGCCAACCCATCATCCCCTATCTGGTCCTGTTGGCTCTGTTCTTCGACGGTATGGTCGACCCGGCCAGGGAAGCAATGAAAACCGACATCACCACCATGGAGAACCGCCAAGTTTCCTTCAGCCTTATCTACCTCGGGCACAACATCGGTTTTGCCATCGGACCGGTGATCGCAGGTTATCTCTTCTACACCTATCCCGGTTGGATTTTCTTCGGGAATGCCATTGCAGGTGTGCTTGCAACCATATTGGTTATGTGCAAGATCAAGGAAAGCAAACCTTCCAAACAGACCATCGAGGAGAGCAAGCGTTGGAAAACCACTGAAAAGGGAGAAGAAGGGGGAATTCTGAAAGCTTTGCTTACCCGTCCACGACTGCTCTTCTTCGCGGTCTCGGCGACCTTCTTCAGCTATGCCTACAGCCAAACCCTTTTCGCACTTCCCCTGTTGACCACCAAGCTGTTCGACCAGCAAGGAGCGGTGCTCTATGGCAGGATGATGGCACTCAACGGCATAGTGGTCGTCATCGGCAACCCCATCATTGTCGCAAAGCTCAGACGCTTCCACCCCTTGGCAAACATCACCGCAAGCGGCCTCTTGTATGCCGTCGGCTTCTCCCTCTTCGCCTTCGCCGTCAGCCCCCTTGCCTTCCTTGCTTTGACAGTCATCTTCACCACCGGCGAGATCATCAACGCCACCAATGAACACTTCTATGTGGCGAACAACACCCCGATCAGCCACCGCTCCCGTTTCTCGGCAATCCTGCCGATCATCATGGGAACCGGACATGCCATGGCCCCGATTATCGGAGGCACCATCATAGAGGCACACTCAATGAATCTGCTGTGGATTTCCACCGGGCTTGCCGCCCTGGTAGGTTCGACCGGCATGTTCATTCTCTACCTGACAGAAAAAAAACCCCGAAACTGA
- a CDS encoding Cof-type HAD-IIB family hydrolase codes for MFECKLICTDIDGTLLNREHQITERTKEALKRARRQGIIIALVSGRIGSSLRILQQEIGIQGPLGCFNGSLALDDDGNELEAHPIRLEQAFEVLDAVKHTDLESFVFTNESWYTKKRSAWYDIEVEASRTEGRVVPFGELASSFYPGERPFKVLCMHHDPSYVQAMQAKLQQNFGTSLNILNSSPKYIEILARGVDKGHAVRSLCNAYKIDAGSVMAVGDYYNDIGMFRASGYSVAMGNAPSDVKEHAIAVTKSNSEDGLALAIESIL; via the coding sequence ATGTTTGAATGCAAACTCATTTGTACCGATATTGACGGTACCCTGCTCAATAGAGAGCACCAGATAACCGAGCGCACCAAGGAAGCACTCAAGCGTGCCCGCCGCCAAGGCATCATCATTGCCTTGGTCAGTGGACGCATCGGTTCCAGCCTCAGGATTCTGCAACAAGAAATTGGTATCCAAGGACCCCTTGGATGCTTCAACGGCTCCTTGGCCCTCGATGACGATGGCAATGAGCTGGAAGCTCATCCCATCCGTCTCGAACAAGCATTCGAGGTTCTGGATGCAGTGAAGCACACCGATTTGGAATCGTTTGTGTTTACCAATGAGAGCTGGTACACCAAAAAGCGAAGCGCTTGGTACGACATTGAAGTTGAAGCCTCACGTACTGAAGGTCGTGTAGTTCCTTTTGGTGAGTTGGCTTCATCGTTTTATCCTGGAGAAAGGCCATTCAAGGTGCTTTGCATGCACCATGATCCTTCCTACGTACAAGCGATGCAAGCAAAGTTGCAACAGAATTTCGGGACCTCGCTGAATATTCTCAACTCCTCTCCAAAATATATTGAGATTTTGGCCAGGGGAGTCGACAAAGGTCATGCTGTGCGATCATTATGCAATGCCTATAAAATCGATGCCGGTTCTGTGATGGCCGTCGGCGATTACTATAACGACATCGGAATGTTTCGTGCCAGTGGATACTCGGTAGCCATGGGCAATGCACCCTCTGACGTGAAAGAGCACGCCATAGCGGTCACTAAAAGCAACAGCGAGGATGGCCTTGCCCTCGCAATTGAGTCGATTCTATGA
- the adhE gene encoding bifunctional acetaldehyde-CoA/alcohol dehydrogenase, whose translation MADTQIGELFAGQEELQALIERVKRAQIKFSTYSQEQVDTIFRAAAIAANDERIKLAVMAVKETGMGIVEDKVIKNHFSAEYIFHKYKDDKTCGVIETDAGFGIKKIAEPKGVICGIIPTTNPTSTAIFKSLISLKTRNAIIFSPHPRAKECTCEAARIILEAAVKAGAPEDIIAWIEEPSMEKTDYLMHNPLVNLILATGGPSMVKSAYSSGIPAIGVGPGNTPALVDKSADIKMAVSSILMSKTFDNGVVCASEQAVICHKDIYDAVKEEFVNRGARFLSSEEADLLRKVIIDPKRKTVNPAIVGQSATKVASIAGFKVPAATKVLIGEVDSIEENEPFAHEKLSPVLAMYKCDNFGDGTNKAAKLVALGGFGHTSVLYIDETETEKVETYSKTVKTSRILVNMPASQGAIGDIYNFRLEPSLTLGCGSWGNNSISENVGPKHLLNIKTEAARRENMLWFKLPPKIYFKYGSLPIALGELKGKKRAFIITDSFLFTSGMVEKITDTLDSLGIETETFHQVKPDPTLATITEGMKLINAFKPDVLIGLGGGSPMDAAKIMWLLYEHPEVKFEGLALRFMDIQKRIYAFPDMGKKAELVCIPTTSGTGSEVTPFAIITDEKTGMKWAIADYALTPSMAIVDSELAMGQPKGLTASCGLDVLTHALEALASSMSTDYTNGLSLEAARMIFKYLPQAYRNGDDKKAREKVHNASTIAGMAFSNAFLGVCHSMAHKLGAQFHVPHGMANALLLCNVIRYNATDNPTKQAAFPQYEYPSAVSRYARAADYIAMAVNDQENTPYIQTTVSDTQAMRVQALVAGIEKLKKELDIPSSIKEWGIKEEEFLAVVDELAMKAFDDQCTGSNPRYPLISEIKQLYLDSFYGRAYTEA comes from the coding sequence ATGGCAGACACACAAATTGGAGAGCTTTTTGCAGGACAAGAAGAACTGCAAGCCCTCATCGAACGGGTAAAACGTGCACAAATCAAATTCTCAACCTATAGCCAAGAACAGGTTGACACCATATTCCGCGCTGCCGCCATTGCGGCTAACGACGAACGCATCAAACTCGCTGTCATGGCTGTCAAGGAGACAGGCATGGGTATAGTCGAGGACAAGGTCATCAAGAACCACTTCTCCGCCGAGTATATCTTCCACAAATACAAGGATGATAAGACGTGTGGTGTGATCGAGACCGATGCAGGGTTCGGTATCAAGAAGATTGCCGAACCAAAGGGAGTCATCTGCGGCATCATCCCTACTACAAACCCCACCAGTACGGCAATATTCAAGAGCCTCATCAGCTTGAAAACCCGCAATGCCATTATTTTCAGCCCCCACCCCCGTGCAAAGGAGTGCACCTGTGAGGCTGCAAGAATCATTCTTGAGGCCGCTGTGAAAGCTGGTGCACCCGAGGATATCATCGCTTGGATCGAAGAACCCTCCATGGAAAAGACCGATTACCTGATGCACAACCCCTTGGTGAACCTTATTCTTGCAACCGGTGGCCCTTCCATGGTCAAGAGTGCCTATTCCTCAGGAATTCCCGCCATCGGGGTGGGACCGGGCAACACCCCGGCTTTGGTGGACAAGAGTGCCGATATAAAAATGGCCGTCAGTTCCATTCTCATGTCCAAAACCTTTGACAACGGTGTGGTTTGTGCTTCCGAACAAGCAGTCATCTGCCATAAGGATATCTATGACGCAGTGAAAGAGGAATTTGTGAACCGGGGAGCCCGCTTTCTCTCTTCTGAAGAAGCCGACCTGCTTCGCAAGGTGATCATCGACCCCAAGCGCAAAACGGTCAATCCTGCAATTGTCGGGCAGAGTGCAACCAAGGTTGCCAGCATTGCCGGCTTTAAGGTTCCCGCTGCAACTAAAGTCCTTATCGGCGAGGTCGATTCCATCGAGGAAAACGAGCCTTTCGCCCACGAAAAGCTCAGCCCCGTCCTTGCCATGTACAAGTGTGACAACTTCGGTGATGGGACGAACAAGGCAGCCAAGCTGGTCGCCCTCGGAGGCTTTGGCCATACCAGTGTCCTCTATATCGATGAAACAGAGACAGAGAAAGTCGAAACCTACAGCAAGACGGTGAAAACCAGCAGAATTCTGGTGAATATGCCAGCAAGCCAAGGTGCCATCGGGGATATCTACAACTTCCGCCTCGAACCTTCTTTGACGTTGGGCTGCGGCAGTTGGGGCAACAACTCCATCAGTGAGAATGTGGGTCCCAAGCACCTGTTGAACATCAAGACTGAAGCTGCAAGGAGAGAGAATATGCTCTGGTTCAAACTACCTCCCAAAATCTATTTCAAATATGGTTCGCTTCCCATCGCTCTGGGAGAACTCAAGGGCAAGAAACGTGCTTTCATCATCACCGATTCTTTTCTTTTTACCAGCGGTATGGTAGAGAAAATCACCGACACGTTGGACAGCCTCGGCATTGAGACGGAGACCTTTCACCAAGTAAAGCCCGACCCCACCCTGGCAACGATTACCGAAGGCATGAAGCTCATCAACGCCTTCAAGCCCGATGTACTCATCGGTTTGGGTGGAGGTTCCCCCATGGATGCAGCGAAAATCATGTGGCTGCTCTATGAGCATCCCGAGGTCAAGTTCGAAGGCCTTGCCTTACGGTTCATGGACATCCAAAAGCGCATCTACGCCTTCCCCGACATGGGTAAGAAGGCAGAGCTGGTATGTATCCCCACCACCAGCGGCACCGGCAGTGAAGTCACCCCGTTTGCCATCATCACCGATGAGAAGACGGGAATGAAGTGGGCGATCGCCGACTATGCCCTCACCCCGAGCATGGCCATTGTGGACAGTGAACTGGCCATGGGCCAACCCAAGGGCTTGACGGCAAGCTGCGGCCTGGATGTTCTGACCCATGCTTTGGAAGCTCTGGCCTCAAGCATGTCCACCGATTACACCAACGGACTGAGCCTTGAAGCTGCCCGCATGATCTTCAAGTACTTGCCGCAGGCCTATCGCAACGGTGATGACAAGAAAGCCCGTGAGAAGGTACATAATGCCTCCACCATCGCCGGTATGGCATTTTCCAATGCATTTTTGGGTGTTTGCCACTCAATGGCCCACAAGCTGGGTGCACAGTTCCATGTACCGCATGGAATGGCCAATGCCTTGTTGCTTTGCAATGTCATCCGCTACAACGCCACCGACAATCCCACCAAGCAGGCAGCCTTCCCTCAGTACGAATACCCGTCTGCTGTGAGTAGGTACGCCAGGGCGGCCGATTACATTGCCATGGCAGTCAATGACCAGGAGAATACACCGTATATCCAGACCACAGTCAGTGATACGCAAGCGATGAGGGTACAAGCATTGGTTGCTGGAATTGAAAAGCTGAAGAAAGAGCTGGATATCCCCTCCTCCATCAAGGAATGGGGCATAAAGGAAGAGGAATTCCTAGCCGTGGTTGACGAGCTCGCCATGAAGGCGTTCGATGACCAATGTACGGGATCCAATCCCCGCTATCCGCTGATCAGCGAGATCAAGCAGCTGTACCTCGACTCCTTCTATGGAAGGGCGTATACAGAAGCGTAA
- a CDS encoding Gx transporter family protein, whose protein sequence is MSRTERKIAFVAAVTLLLSTLEYLIPKPLPFLRLGLANLPLLIILDSFSLKAYSIVLLLKAIGQGMVSGTLFSYLFFISLAGTLSSGLVMKALKVLLKGNVSLVGCSLAGAFVSNLAQLEVASLVAYGPSIWVAAPLMLTLGLVSSFVLGLLSELYLQKGSLPKALSDQQFELAIPLTEEAKHYLWVTVASLLCVAAVITTEGLAFLALVTALMYVLQLLSGRKLRLLPPAMLLLSLVLLSLFEPNGKVLFSLGSVAFTEGSLILALQKALRLMSLLAASQCLVASNPKIRGKAGAILLLTLAYFSILSTSFRDTKGNLTERVDQALMRAAMREETITVPRKQKRAINTSLFSLGTVLVLVVALSSKFL, encoded by the coding sequence ATGTCACGAACTGAGCGAAAAATTGCCTTTGTAGCAGCGGTCACCCTGTTGCTCTCCACGTTGGAGTACCTCATACCCAAGCCTCTTCCCTTCCTCAGGCTTGGCCTTGCCAACCTGCCGCTTTTGATCATCCTCGACTCTTTCAGTCTCAAGGCATATTCCATCGTTCTACTACTCAAGGCAATCGGTCAGGGTATGGTTTCTGGAACACTGTTTTCCTACCTCTTCTTCATCTCACTTGCCGGAACCCTCTCAAGCGGCTTGGTCATGAAAGCATTGAAAGTATTGCTCAAGGGCAACGTGTCTTTGGTCGGATGCAGCCTTGCAGGAGCCTTCGTCAGCAATCTTGCCCAGCTGGAGGTGGCATCGCTGGTGGCCTACGGCCCTTCCATTTGGGTCGCTGCCCCGTTGATGCTCACCCTCGGCTTGGTGTCCAGCTTTGTATTGGGCTTGCTCTCCGAGCTGTATCTGCAAAAAGGCAGTCTGCCCAAGGCACTCTCTGATCAGCAGTTTGAACTTGCCATCCCCCTGACCGAGGAGGCAAAACACTACCTTTGGGTAACCGTCGCAAGCCTGCTCTGCGTAGCAGCTGTCATCACAACCGAAGGACTGGCTTTTCTTGCCTTGGTTACGGCTCTGATGTACGTGCTGCAACTACTCTCAGGCAGGAAACTACGGCTGCTACCGCCGGCGATGCTCCTTCTCTCCCTTGTTCTGCTCAGTCTCTTCGAACCCAATGGCAAAGTACTCTTTTCCCTTGGATCTGTCGCCTTCACCGAAGGTTCACTCATCCTTGCCCTGCAGAAAGCCCTGCGTCTGATGAGCCTGCTTGCAGCCAGCCAATGTCTGGTGGCAAGCAATCCAAAAATACGGGGAAAAGCTGGGGCAATTCTGTTGCTCACCCTCGCTTACTTTAGCATCCTCTCCACCTCGTTCCGCGATACCAAAGGGAATTTGACTGAGCGTGTGGACCAAGCTCTCATGCGTGCTGCAATGCGAGAAGAAACCATTACAGTACCCCGCAAGCAAAAAAGAGCAATCAACACATCCCTCTTTTCTTTGGGAACCGTTCTTGTGCTGGTAGTAGCATTAAGTAGCAAGTTCTTGTAG